A single window of Silurus meridionalis isolate SWU-2019-XX chromosome 11, ASM1480568v1, whole genome shotgun sequence DNA harbors:
- the arvcfa gene encoding armadillo repeat protein deleted in velo-cardio-facial syndrome homolog isoform X3: MPAEVKEEQSPENPVALPSKKQNKELSEEVPSAEDVPDTPSSDLSTATFTNGSSQNTETNNDESSGIGTEKSSSPDTELNPLSASSSHEEVVPKQLEEIITDPTETFQTVCEGSRNSEGILVSDPSVEKEDVCSSSQADIITPSPDINTSSDSPAESTKDQPLRHSTLQSPRVDLSNHDTIPHGFPYPPSYTNLPARNYLENCYTLPLHRDSFGRIGGPVCNGAAKGDQDGSDMRSGIPAISHPIMGGTLPLRPTLDLAVDDHLGPLPHPFLQDLYRMQTLIPHKRASMVSLDTIRKDPRWRDPNLREVIAMLSHPMDPVKSNAAAYLQHLCYENDKVKQDVRQLHGIPILVGLLDHPKPEVYRKACGALRNISFGKDPFNKVAIKNSDGIPTLLRLLRKTNDMEVRELVTGTLWNLSSHEPLKMVIINHGLQTLTDEIIIPHSGLRGDPNDPSRPGAPEWTTVFKNTSGCLRNVSSDGAEARQQMRECDGLVDALLHALYSAVARRDMNNKSVENCVCILRNLSYHVHKEVPGAEKFYSTPTILTTKPRNHQKKKDVPDCFGGRTTKEEWFNQCLELLYQPEVVRLYLSLLKLSHNQNTLEAAAGALQNLSAGLWAWSNYIRATVRKEKGLPILVELLHSDADKVVRAIAIALRNLAIENKNKDLIGSYAMRDLVSNLPSGQQRPAKNLEEDTVVAILNTIHEIITDNLENTRFLIQGQGIQKLVAINKTSQSVRENKAASHVLQTVWAYKDLRHALTKGGWNKSHFKPAVSGVPKKQKNPKLGNDDITLPLMEKNQDGYCSTDQNDRVGDGPCHMIERETYQGVNDKRHFIRTSRPAVGLVEHTPQPLDSWV, from the exons ATGCCGGCGGAGGTGAAAGAG GAACAGAGCCCAGAGAATCCTGTAGCTTTGCCTTCAAAGAAGCAGAACAAAGAGCTGAGTGAAGAGGTGCCCTCTGCAGAAGACGTCCCGGACACACCGTCCTCTGACCTGAGCACGGCCACGTTCACCAACGGAAGCTCACAGAACACGGAGACTAAC AATGATGAAAGCTCCGGGATTGGGACAGAGAAGTCATCCAGCCCTGACACTGAGTTGAACCCCCTCAGTGCCTCCAGCTCTCACGAGGAAGTTGTGCCAAAACAGCTGGAG GAAATTATAACTGATCCAACAGAGACATTTCAGACAGTGTGTGAGGGCTCTCGTAATTCAGAGGGCATTCTTGTTTCTGATCCCTCAGTGGAGAAAGAAGATGTATGTAGTTCATCTCAGGCTGATATAATAACCCCCAGCCCTGACATCAACACATCGTCTGACAGTCCAGCAGAAAGCACCAAAGACCAGCCTCTCAGGCATAGCACTCTTCAAAGTCCAAGGGTAGACCTTAGCAATCATGACACCATTCCTCATGGTTTCCCGTACCCCCCTTCTTACACAAACCTGCCAGCTAGGAACTACTTAGAGAACTGTTATACCCTCCCACTTCACAGGGACAGCTTTGGTCGAATTGGAGGACCAGTGTGCAATGGTGCTGCCAAAGGGGATCAGGATGGTTCTGACATGAGGTCAGGAATCCCTGCAATCAGTCATCCTATCATGGGTGGAACCCTCCCTCTGAGACCTACGTTGGATCTTGCGGTTGACGATCATCTCGGTCCATTACCACATCCATTCTTGCAGGATCTGTACAGGATGCAGACCCTGATTCCTCATAAACGGGCCAGCATGGTCAGCCTGGACACCATTCGTAAGGACCCTCGATGGAGAGATCCCAACTTGCGGGAGGTTATTGCCATGCTTAGCCACCCCATGGACCCTGTTAAGTCCAATGCTGCTGCCTATCTACAGCATCTCTGTTACGAGAATGACAAGGTAAAGCAGGATGTGAGGCAACTCCATGGTATCCCCATATTGGTGGGGCTGCTCGACCACCCCAAACCTGAGGTGTACCGCAAGGCCTGCGGAGCCCTAAGGAATATATCCTTTGGAAAGGATCCCTTCAACAAGGTGGCCATCAAGAACAGTGATGGCATTCCTACACTACTGAGGCTGCTGAGAAAGACAAATGACATGGAGGTTCGAGAGTTAGTTACAG GAACACTCTGGAACCTCTCATCTCATGAACCCCTAAAGATGGTCATCATCAATCATGGGCTTCAGACTCTGACTGATGAGATTATCATACCACACTCTGGTTTAAGAGGGGATCCCAATGACCCATCTAGACCAGGAGCACCAGAATGGACCacagtttttaaaaatacatctgGATGCTTAAG GAATGTGAGTTCAGATGGGGCTGAGGCTCGTCAGCAGATGCGCGAGTGTGATGGACTGGTTGATGCTCTGCTTCATGCCCTTTACTCTGCTGTGGCAAGGAGGGATATGAATAACAAg TCTGTTGAGAACTGCGTCTGCATTCTTCGTAACCTATCCTACCACGTGCACAAAGAGGTACCGGGGGCAGAGAAATTTTACAGCACCCCAACTATTCTGACTACAAAGCCAAGGAATCACCAGAAGAAAAAGGATGTGCCTGATTGTTTTGGTGGGAGGACAACCAAAG AGGAGTGGTTCAATCAGT GTCTGGAGCTGCTCTACCAGCCGGAGGTTGTGAGGCTTTATTTGTCACTCCTCAAGCTGAGCCACAACCAGAACACTCTGGAGGCAGCCGCAGGGGCCCTCCAAAATCTGTCAGCAGGACTATGGGCA TGGTCCAACTACATCCGAGCAACTGTACGTAAAGAGAAAGGGCTGCCTATTCTGGTTGAGCTACTCCATTCAGATGCAGATAAAGTAGTGAGGGCAATTGCTATTGCCCTTCGTAACCTGGCcattgaaaacaaaaataaagatctcaTTG gGAGCTATGCCATGAGGGACCTTGTCAGCAATTTGCCCAGTGGCCAGCAACGTCCTGCCAAAAACCTGGAAGAGGACACAGTGGTGGCAATCCTCAATACCATCCACGAGATCATTACTGACAACCTGGAGAATACTCGCTTCCTTATTCAGGGTCAGGGGATCCAAAAGCTGGTGGCCATAAATAAGACGAG CCAGTCTGTGAGAGAGAACAAAGCGGCATCGCATGTACTCCAGACTGTTTGGGCCTACAAAGATTTAAGGCATGCACTGACCAAGGGAGGCTGGAATAAATCTCACTTTAAG CCAGCAGTTTCTGGAGTACCCAAAAAGCAGAAGAACCCAAAGCTAGGCAATGATGACATCACATTGCCCTTAATGGAAAAAAACCAAG ATGGATACTGCAGCACTGATCAGAATGACAGAGTTGGAGATGGCCCATGCCATATGATAGAGCGGGAAACCTACCAG gGGGTAAATGATAAGCGACATTTCATCAGGACCAGTAGGCCAGCTGTTGGCTTAGTGGAACACACTCCTCAACCCTTGGACTCTTGGGTCTGA
- the arvcfa gene encoding armadillo repeat protein deleted in velo-cardio-facial syndrome homolog isoform X2, with translation MPAEVKEEQSPENPVALPSKKQNKELSEEVPSAEDVPDTPSSDLSTATFTNGSSQNTETNNDESSGIGTEKSSSPDTELNPLSASSSHEEVVPKQLEEIITDPTETFQTVCEGSRNSEGILVSDPSVEKEDVCSSSQADIITPSPDINTSSDSPAESTKDQPLRHSTLQSPRVDLSNHDTIPHGFPYPPSYTNLPARNYLENCYTLPLHRDSFGRIGGPVCNGAAKGDQDGSDMRSGIPAISHPIMGGTLPLRPTLDLAVDDHLGPLPHPFLQDLYRMQTLIPHKRASMVSLDTIRKDPRWRDPNLREVIAMLSHPMDPVKSNAAAYLQHLCYENDKVKQDVRQLHGIPILVGLLDHPKPEVYRKACGALRNISFGKDPFNKVAIKNSDGIPTLLRLLRKTNDMEVRELVTGTLWNLSSHEPLKMVIINHGLQTLTDEIIIPHSGLRGDPNDPSRPGAPEWTTVFKNTSGCLRNVSSDGAEARQQMRECDGLVDALLHALYSAVARRDMNNKSVENCVCILRNLSYHVHKEVPGAEKFYSTPTILTTKPRNHQKKKDVPDCFGGRTTKGRKHGTSDKSNNTLDIPKRTLPTKGLELLYQPEVVRLYLSLLKLSHNQNTLEAAAGALQNLSAGLWAWSNYIRATVRKEKGLPILVELLHSDADKVVRAIAIALRNLAIENKNKDLIGSYAMRDLVSNLPSGQQRPAKNLEEDTVVAILNTIHEIITDNLENTRFLIQGQGIQKLVAINKTSQSVRENKAASHVLQTVWAYKDLRHALTKGGWNKSHFKPAVSGVPKKQKNPKLGNDDITLPLMEKNQDGYCSTDQNDRVGDGPCHMIERETYQGVNDKRHFIRTSRPAVGLVEHTPQPLDSWV, from the exons ATGCCGGCGGAGGTGAAAGAG GAACAGAGCCCAGAGAATCCTGTAGCTTTGCCTTCAAAGAAGCAGAACAAAGAGCTGAGTGAAGAGGTGCCCTCTGCAGAAGACGTCCCGGACACACCGTCCTCTGACCTGAGCACGGCCACGTTCACCAACGGAAGCTCACAGAACACGGAGACTAAC AATGATGAAAGCTCCGGGATTGGGACAGAGAAGTCATCCAGCCCTGACACTGAGTTGAACCCCCTCAGTGCCTCCAGCTCTCACGAGGAAGTTGTGCCAAAACAGCTGGAG GAAATTATAACTGATCCAACAGAGACATTTCAGACAGTGTGTGAGGGCTCTCGTAATTCAGAGGGCATTCTTGTTTCTGATCCCTCAGTGGAGAAAGAAGATGTATGTAGTTCATCTCAGGCTGATATAATAACCCCCAGCCCTGACATCAACACATCGTCTGACAGTCCAGCAGAAAGCACCAAAGACCAGCCTCTCAGGCATAGCACTCTTCAAAGTCCAAGGGTAGACCTTAGCAATCATGACACCATTCCTCATGGTTTCCCGTACCCCCCTTCTTACACAAACCTGCCAGCTAGGAACTACTTAGAGAACTGTTATACCCTCCCACTTCACAGGGACAGCTTTGGTCGAATTGGAGGACCAGTGTGCAATGGTGCTGCCAAAGGGGATCAGGATGGTTCTGACATGAGGTCAGGAATCCCTGCAATCAGTCATCCTATCATGGGTGGAACCCTCCCTCTGAGACCTACGTTGGATCTTGCGGTTGACGATCATCTCGGTCCATTACCACATCCATTCTTGCAGGATCTGTACAGGATGCAGACCCTGATTCCTCATAAACGGGCCAGCATGGTCAGCCTGGACACCATTCGTAAGGACCCTCGATGGAGAGATCCCAACTTGCGGGAGGTTATTGCCATGCTTAGCCACCCCATGGACCCTGTTAAGTCCAATGCTGCTGCCTATCTACAGCATCTCTGTTACGAGAATGACAAGGTAAAGCAGGATGTGAGGCAACTCCATGGTATCCCCATATTGGTGGGGCTGCTCGACCACCCCAAACCTGAGGTGTACCGCAAGGCCTGCGGAGCCCTAAGGAATATATCCTTTGGAAAGGATCCCTTCAACAAGGTGGCCATCAAGAACAGTGATGGCATTCCTACACTACTGAGGCTGCTGAGAAAGACAAATGACATGGAGGTTCGAGAGTTAGTTACAG GAACACTCTGGAACCTCTCATCTCATGAACCCCTAAAGATGGTCATCATCAATCATGGGCTTCAGACTCTGACTGATGAGATTATCATACCACACTCTGGTTTAAGAGGGGATCCCAATGACCCATCTAGACCAGGAGCACCAGAATGGACCacagtttttaaaaatacatctgGATGCTTAAG GAATGTGAGTTCAGATGGGGCTGAGGCTCGTCAGCAGATGCGCGAGTGTGATGGACTGGTTGATGCTCTGCTTCATGCCCTTTACTCTGCTGTGGCAAGGAGGGATATGAATAACAAg TCTGTTGAGAACTGCGTCTGCATTCTTCGTAACCTATCCTACCACGTGCACAAAGAGGTACCGGGGGCAGAGAAATTTTACAGCACCCCAACTATTCTGACTACAAAGCCAAGGAATCACCAGAAGAAAAAGGATGTGCCTGATTGTTTTGGTGGGAGGACAACCAAAG GCCGGAAACATGGAACAAGCGACAAATCAAACAACACTCTGGACATACCCAAGCGCACACTCCCGACTAAAG GTCTGGAGCTGCTCTACCAGCCGGAGGTTGTGAGGCTTTATTTGTCACTCCTCAAGCTGAGCCACAACCAGAACACTCTGGAGGCAGCCGCAGGGGCCCTCCAAAATCTGTCAGCAGGACTATGGGCA TGGTCCAACTACATCCGAGCAACTGTACGTAAAGAGAAAGGGCTGCCTATTCTGGTTGAGCTACTCCATTCAGATGCAGATAAAGTAGTGAGGGCAATTGCTATTGCCCTTCGTAACCTGGCcattgaaaacaaaaataaagatctcaTTG gGAGCTATGCCATGAGGGACCTTGTCAGCAATTTGCCCAGTGGCCAGCAACGTCCTGCCAAAAACCTGGAAGAGGACACAGTGGTGGCAATCCTCAATACCATCCACGAGATCATTACTGACAACCTGGAGAATACTCGCTTCCTTATTCAGGGTCAGGGGATCCAAAAGCTGGTGGCCATAAATAAGACGAG CCAGTCTGTGAGAGAGAACAAAGCGGCATCGCATGTACTCCAGACTGTTTGGGCCTACAAAGATTTAAGGCATGCACTGACCAAGGGAGGCTGGAATAAATCTCACTTTAAG CCAGCAGTTTCTGGAGTACCCAAAAAGCAGAAGAACCCAAAGCTAGGCAATGATGACATCACATTGCCCTTAATGGAAAAAAACCAAG ATGGATACTGCAGCACTGATCAGAATGACAGAGTTGGAGATGGCCCATGCCATATGATAGAGCGGGAAACCTACCAG gGGGTAAATGATAAGCGACATTTCATCAGGACCAGTAGGCCAGCTGTTGGCTTAGTGGAACACACTCCTCAACCCTTGGACTCTTGGGTCTGA
- the arvcfa gene encoding armadillo repeat protein deleted in velo-cardio-facial syndrome homolog isoform X1 — MPAEVKEEQSPENPVALPSKKQNKELSEEVPSAEDVPDTPSSDLSTATFTNGSSQNTETNNDESSGIGTEKSSSPDTELNPLSASSSHEEVVPKQLEEIITDPTETFQTVCEGSRNSEGILVSDPSVEKEDVCSSSQADIITPSPDINTSSDSPAESTKDQPLRHSTLQSPRVDLSNHDTIPHGFPYPPSYTNLPARNYLENCYTLPLHRDSFGRIGGPVCNGAAKGDQDGSDMRSGIPAISHPIMGGTLPLRPTLDLAVDDHLGPLPHPFLQDLYRMQTLIPHKRASMVSLDTIRKDPRWRDPNLREVIAMLSHPMDPVKSNAAAYLQHLCYENDKVKQDVRQLHGIPILVGLLDHPKPEVYRKACGALRNISFGKDPFNKVAIKNSDGIPTLLRLLRKTNDMEVRELVTGTLWNLSSHEPLKMVIINHGLQTLTDEIIIPHSGLRGDPNDPSRPGAPEWTTVFKNTSGCLRNVSSDGAEARQQMRECDGLVDALLHALYSAVARRDMNNKSVENCVCILRNLSYHVHKEVPGAEKFYSTPTILTTKPRNHQKKKDVPDCFGGRTTKEEWFNQCRKHGTSDKSNNTLDIPKRTLPTKGLELLYQPEVVRLYLSLLKLSHNQNTLEAAAGALQNLSAGLWAWSNYIRATVRKEKGLPILVELLHSDADKVVRAIAIALRNLAIENKNKDLIGSYAMRDLVSNLPSGQQRPAKNLEEDTVVAILNTIHEIITDNLENTRFLIQGQGIQKLVAINKTSQSVRENKAASHVLQTVWAYKDLRHALTKGGWNKSHFKPAVSGVPKKQKNPKLGNDDITLPLMEKNQDGYCSTDQNDRVGDGPCHMIERETYQGVNDKRHFIRTSRPAVGLVEHTPQPLDSWV; from the exons ATGCCGGCGGAGGTGAAAGAG GAACAGAGCCCAGAGAATCCTGTAGCTTTGCCTTCAAAGAAGCAGAACAAAGAGCTGAGTGAAGAGGTGCCCTCTGCAGAAGACGTCCCGGACACACCGTCCTCTGACCTGAGCACGGCCACGTTCACCAACGGAAGCTCACAGAACACGGAGACTAAC AATGATGAAAGCTCCGGGATTGGGACAGAGAAGTCATCCAGCCCTGACACTGAGTTGAACCCCCTCAGTGCCTCCAGCTCTCACGAGGAAGTTGTGCCAAAACAGCTGGAG GAAATTATAACTGATCCAACAGAGACATTTCAGACAGTGTGTGAGGGCTCTCGTAATTCAGAGGGCATTCTTGTTTCTGATCCCTCAGTGGAGAAAGAAGATGTATGTAGTTCATCTCAGGCTGATATAATAACCCCCAGCCCTGACATCAACACATCGTCTGACAGTCCAGCAGAAAGCACCAAAGACCAGCCTCTCAGGCATAGCACTCTTCAAAGTCCAAGGGTAGACCTTAGCAATCATGACACCATTCCTCATGGTTTCCCGTACCCCCCTTCTTACACAAACCTGCCAGCTAGGAACTACTTAGAGAACTGTTATACCCTCCCACTTCACAGGGACAGCTTTGGTCGAATTGGAGGACCAGTGTGCAATGGTGCTGCCAAAGGGGATCAGGATGGTTCTGACATGAGGTCAGGAATCCCTGCAATCAGTCATCCTATCATGGGTGGAACCCTCCCTCTGAGACCTACGTTGGATCTTGCGGTTGACGATCATCTCGGTCCATTACCACATCCATTCTTGCAGGATCTGTACAGGATGCAGACCCTGATTCCTCATAAACGGGCCAGCATGGTCAGCCTGGACACCATTCGTAAGGACCCTCGATGGAGAGATCCCAACTTGCGGGAGGTTATTGCCATGCTTAGCCACCCCATGGACCCTGTTAAGTCCAATGCTGCTGCCTATCTACAGCATCTCTGTTACGAGAATGACAAGGTAAAGCAGGATGTGAGGCAACTCCATGGTATCCCCATATTGGTGGGGCTGCTCGACCACCCCAAACCTGAGGTGTACCGCAAGGCCTGCGGAGCCCTAAGGAATATATCCTTTGGAAAGGATCCCTTCAACAAGGTGGCCATCAAGAACAGTGATGGCATTCCTACACTACTGAGGCTGCTGAGAAAGACAAATGACATGGAGGTTCGAGAGTTAGTTACAG GAACACTCTGGAACCTCTCATCTCATGAACCCCTAAAGATGGTCATCATCAATCATGGGCTTCAGACTCTGACTGATGAGATTATCATACCACACTCTGGTTTAAGAGGGGATCCCAATGACCCATCTAGACCAGGAGCACCAGAATGGACCacagtttttaaaaatacatctgGATGCTTAAG GAATGTGAGTTCAGATGGGGCTGAGGCTCGTCAGCAGATGCGCGAGTGTGATGGACTGGTTGATGCTCTGCTTCATGCCCTTTACTCTGCTGTGGCAAGGAGGGATATGAATAACAAg TCTGTTGAGAACTGCGTCTGCATTCTTCGTAACCTATCCTACCACGTGCACAAAGAGGTACCGGGGGCAGAGAAATTTTACAGCACCCCAACTATTCTGACTACAAAGCCAAGGAATCACCAGAAGAAAAAGGATGTGCCTGATTGTTTTGGTGGGAGGACAACCAAAG AGGAGTGGTTCAATCAGT GCCGGAAACATGGAACAAGCGACAAATCAAACAACACTCTGGACATACCCAAGCGCACACTCCCGACTAAAG GTCTGGAGCTGCTCTACCAGCCGGAGGTTGTGAGGCTTTATTTGTCACTCCTCAAGCTGAGCCACAACCAGAACACTCTGGAGGCAGCCGCAGGGGCCCTCCAAAATCTGTCAGCAGGACTATGGGCA TGGTCCAACTACATCCGAGCAACTGTACGTAAAGAGAAAGGGCTGCCTATTCTGGTTGAGCTACTCCATTCAGATGCAGATAAAGTAGTGAGGGCAATTGCTATTGCCCTTCGTAACCTGGCcattgaaaacaaaaataaagatctcaTTG gGAGCTATGCCATGAGGGACCTTGTCAGCAATTTGCCCAGTGGCCAGCAACGTCCTGCCAAAAACCTGGAAGAGGACACAGTGGTGGCAATCCTCAATACCATCCACGAGATCATTACTGACAACCTGGAGAATACTCGCTTCCTTATTCAGGGTCAGGGGATCCAAAAGCTGGTGGCCATAAATAAGACGAG CCAGTCTGTGAGAGAGAACAAAGCGGCATCGCATGTACTCCAGACTGTTTGGGCCTACAAAGATTTAAGGCATGCACTGACCAAGGGAGGCTGGAATAAATCTCACTTTAAG CCAGCAGTTTCTGGAGTACCCAAAAAGCAGAAGAACCCAAAGCTAGGCAATGATGACATCACATTGCCCTTAATGGAAAAAAACCAAG ATGGATACTGCAGCACTGATCAGAATGACAGAGTTGGAGATGGCCCATGCCATATGATAGAGCGGGAAACCTACCAG gGGGTAAATGATAAGCGACATTTCATCAGGACCAGTAGGCCAGCTGTTGGCTTAGTGGAACACACTCCTCAACCCTTGGACTCTTGGGTCTGA